Proteins from a genomic interval of Rhodococcus rhodochrous:
- the mdlC gene encoding benzoylformate decarboxylase, whose product MPTIREVTFELLRRHGMTTIFGNPGSNELLFLKDFPEDFEYVLGLHEGAVVAMADGYAQASGQPVFVNLHAAAGTGNGMGVLTNSVYSHSPLVITAGQQVRDTIGQEVMLANVDAASLTRPLTKWSAEPTCPEDVPRTISQAVHMATLPAPGPVYVSVPYDDWEHEAPANTSYLAERRVTTTTEPSEAMTVELLAALDGAVRPALVLGPDVDAERANGFAVQLAESLGAAVWIAPSPSRCPFPNTHPLFRGVLPANVMSIHEALADHDVVLVAGAPVFRYHHYRPGPFLAEGTRVLHLSEDTGEVARAPFGEAYLAPVGATLRILAERVRSRDLPAEPAREAFARGADRTEAMHPDTVFATIAEIAPRDVVYVNESTSTADAFWRHTQLVEPGSFYSPASGGLGFGLPAAVGVQLAHPERRVVATIGDGSANFGITALWTAARRDVPVVFVILNNGTYGALRRFTRALDTGDTPGLDVPDIDFVKIAEGYGVKGERVTGAEELKAALHRAFEGTSPVLIEAVTYFE is encoded by the coding sequence ATGCCCACGATTCGCGAAGTGACCTTCGAGCTGCTGCGCCGGCACGGTATGACCACGATCTTCGGCAACCCCGGCTCGAACGAACTTCTGTTTCTCAAGGATTTCCCCGAGGACTTCGAGTACGTCCTCGGTCTCCACGAGGGCGCCGTGGTGGCGATGGCGGACGGTTACGCGCAGGCGAGCGGACAGCCGGTCTTCGTGAACCTGCACGCCGCAGCCGGCACCGGCAACGGCATGGGGGTGCTCACCAACTCGGTGTACTCGCACTCGCCGCTGGTGATCACCGCGGGGCAGCAGGTGCGCGACACCATCGGCCAGGAAGTCATGCTGGCCAACGTCGATGCGGCGAGCCTGACCCGACCGCTCACCAAGTGGAGCGCCGAACCGACCTGCCCCGAGGACGTGCCCCGCACCATCAGCCAGGCCGTCCACATGGCGACCCTGCCCGCCCCCGGCCCGGTCTACGTCTCGGTGCCCTACGACGACTGGGAGCACGAGGCCCCGGCCAACACCTCCTACCTCGCCGAGCGGCGCGTCACCACGACGACCGAACCGTCCGAGGCGATGACGGTCGAACTGCTCGCCGCCCTCGACGGTGCGGTCCGTCCCGCCCTGGTCCTCGGACCGGACGTCGACGCGGAGCGCGCGAACGGCTTCGCGGTGCAGCTCGCGGAATCGCTCGGAGCCGCGGTGTGGATCGCACCGTCGCCGTCGCGGTGCCCCTTCCCCAACACCCATCCGCTGTTCCGGGGGGTGCTGCCCGCCAACGTCATGTCCATCCACGAGGCACTGGCCGACCATGACGTGGTGCTCGTCGCCGGTGCCCCGGTCTTCCGCTACCACCACTACCGTCCGGGTCCCTTCCTGGCGGAGGGCACGCGTGTGCTGCACCTGTCCGAGGACACCGGCGAGGTCGCCCGTGCGCCCTTCGGCGAGGCCTACCTCGCGCCGGTCGGCGCGACGCTGCGCATCCTCGCCGAGCGGGTCCGCAGCCGCGACCTTCCGGCCGAGCCGGCACGGGAGGCGTTCGCACGCGGAGCCGATCGCACCGAGGCCATGCACCCCGACACGGTGTTCGCCACCATCGCCGAGATCGCTCCCCGCGACGTGGTCTACGTCAACGAATCCACCTCCACAGCGGACGCCTTCTGGCGGCACACCCAACTCGTCGAACCGGGTTCGTTCTACTCGCCGGCCTCCGGCGGCCTGGGCTTCGGCCTGCCCGCTGCCGTCGGCGTCCAGCTCGCCCATCCGGAGCGTCGCGTGGTCGCGACCATCGGTGACGGATCCGCCAATTTCGGGATCACCGCACTGTGGACCGCGGCCCGCCGCGACGTGCCGGTGGTGTTCGTCATCCTCAACAACGGTACGTACGGCGCGCTGCGCCGGTTCACCCGCGCTCTGGACACCGGCGACACCCCGGGACTCGACGTGCCCGACATCGACTTCGTCAAGATCGCGGAAGGCTACGGCGTGAAGGGCGAACGGGTCACCGGTGCCGAGGAACTGAAGGCGGCCCTGCACCGAGCTTTCGAAGGCACCTCCCCGGTGCTGATCGAAGCCGTCACGTACTTCGAGTAG
- a CDS encoding ABC transporter ATP-binding protein → MKITIENLQLRYGKFTAIENLNLEIDEGESVVLLGKSGCGKTSTMRCIAGLEEPTAGRITIGDTVVFDAAKGINLPPNKRNVGMVFQSYAVWPHMTVFQNVAYSLKLQKLPAAEIKSRVAEVLELVGLSDFAQRGASLLSGGQMQRVALARSLVMRPSVLMLDEPLSNLDARLRDRLRVELREIQLSLGLTTVYVTHDQQEAFALADRIALMQGGRIVQIGGPTAIYNEPASASIAHFLGVSNIFDCTATVGTDGYVTAVRDGGEVIRTEQRGLAAADDFKACIRSEDLMLSTVSGGGTNEFSGRVAVTSFQGSSVRYAVTLDNGGELDIFAPTKGAERFEIGDRVFASVSPENVQVLPADVARQARLQEVAA, encoded by the coding sequence ATGAAGATCACGATCGAGAACCTGCAGCTCCGCTACGGGAAGTTCACGGCCATCGAGAACCTCAACCTCGAGATCGACGAGGGCGAATCGGTTGTGCTCCTCGGGAAGTCGGGCTGCGGCAAGACCAGCACCATGCGGTGCATCGCCGGCCTCGAGGAACCCACCGCCGGTCGCATCACCATCGGCGACACGGTCGTCTTCGACGCGGCGAAGGGCATCAACCTGCCGCCCAACAAGCGCAACGTCGGCATGGTCTTCCAGTCGTACGCGGTCTGGCCGCACATGACCGTCTTCCAGAACGTCGCGTACTCGCTGAAGCTGCAGAAACTCCCTGCGGCGGAGATCAAGTCGCGTGTCGCGGAGGTGCTCGAGCTCGTCGGTCTGTCGGACTTCGCGCAGCGTGGCGCGAGCCTGCTCTCCGGTGGACAGATGCAGCGTGTGGCACTCGCGCGCTCGCTCGTGATGCGCCCCTCGGTGCTCATGCTCGACGAGCCGCTGTCGAACCTCGACGCCCGCCTGCGCGACCGCCTGCGGGTGGAACTGCGGGAGATCCAGCTGAGCCTCGGCCTGACCACGGTCTACGTCACGCACGACCAGCAGGAGGCATTCGCACTCGCCGACCGCATCGCGCTCATGCAGGGCGGACGGATCGTGCAGATCGGCGGCCCCACCGCGATCTACAACGAGCCGGCGAGCGCGTCGATCGCGCACTTCCTCGGTGTGTCCAACATCTTCGACTGCACCGCCACCGTCGGCACCGACGGTTACGTCACGGCCGTTCGCGACGGGGGAGAGGTGATCCGCACCGAGCAACGCGGCCTCGCCGCAGCCGACGACTTCAAGGCGTGCATCCGGTCCGAGGACCTGATGCTGTCGACTGTGTCCGGCGGTGGCACCAACGAGTTCTCGGGTCGCGTCGCCGTCACGAGCTTCCAGGGCTCGAGCGTCCGCTACGCCGTCACCCTCGACAACGGAGGTGAGCTCGACATCTTCGCCCCGACGAAGGGCGCCGAGCGCTTCGAGATCGGCGATCGCGTGTTCGCTTCGGTCTCACCGGAGAACGTCCAGGTCCTGCCGGCCGATGTGGCACGACAGGCACGACTGCAGGAGGTCGCGGCATGA
- a CDS encoding ABC transporter permease: MTQLATPPETHPVDDLEPETPVSAPLWRRGILRKNGAALVVLAVLAVLVIMPMILVLVAAIATEVPRPGNSGLGALTLDNLKVLTSPDAVKGLVNSLMLGLGATVIALVIGASLAFICARTDAPWRRFIFFIGMAPVFVPALVGALAWSLLASPSAGFVNILLADLGLGMTINIYSIPGLIFVLGLFYAPYVFMLVHSSLSMMNADLEEAATVHGASLKTMFRTVTLPLAMPALLGSGILVFALSMENFPVAAVLGNPAGIETLPTYIFRLMGAAPAQANAAAGIAILLTLGLVFVTMGQQWIVNRRKFTTMTGKGARPRQVPLRGWRWPATIFALVYFLLAIALPMGALFLAATQDSPYLYSMSQMFQGGMSFDNIVEVASAADFQKALVNSVVVAVVAAFAGTTISFSASYIRYRTKSRLGALLEQIATAPLAIPSIVLGMGILWTWLSLPIPIYGTLIILAVACVAVALPQGYRSISSSMLQLHSDLEDSAVMLGARRSRAIVNVTVPLMRVGIVSTFLLLLMLAMRELSASLFLFTSDTRILSILVFDNFENGQTAVAASISVLFVLVIAVLAVLAQLAGNREKKQLAEASDSGTNSL; the protein is encoded by the coding sequence ATGACCCAGCTGGCCACACCCCCCGAAACACATCCGGTCGACGACCTCGAGCCGGAGACCCCGGTATCGGCGCCGTTGTGGCGCAGGGGAATCCTCCGCAAGAACGGCGCGGCACTGGTGGTCCTCGCCGTCCTGGCCGTCCTGGTGATCATGCCGATGATCCTGGTGCTCGTCGCCGCGATCGCCACCGAGGTGCCGCGGCCGGGCAACAGCGGTCTCGGTGCCCTCACACTCGACAACCTCAAGGTGCTCACGAGTCCCGACGCCGTCAAGGGTCTGGTGAACTCCCTCATGCTCGGCCTCGGGGCGACGGTCATCGCGCTCGTGATCGGTGCGTCGCTCGCCTTCATCTGTGCTCGCACCGATGCGCCCTGGCGCCGGTTCATCTTCTTCATCGGCATGGCGCCGGTGTTCGTGCCGGCTCTCGTGGGTGCGCTCGCCTGGTCGCTGCTCGCTTCTCCCAGTGCCGGATTCGTCAACATCCTGCTTGCCGACCTGGGCCTGGGCATGACGATCAACATCTACAGCATCCCGGGCCTGATCTTCGTTCTCGGCCTGTTCTACGCGCCGTACGTGTTCATGCTGGTGCACAGTTCGCTGTCGATGATGAACGCCGACCTCGAAGAGGCCGCGACCGTGCACGGCGCCTCCCTGAAGACGATGTTCCGAACGGTGACCCTGCCGCTCGCCATGCCGGCCCTGCTCGGTTCGGGCATCCTCGTCTTCGCGCTGAGCATGGAGAACTTCCCGGTCGCGGCGGTGCTCGGTAACCCCGCGGGGATCGAGACCCTGCCCACCTACATCTTCCGGCTCATGGGTGCGGCCCCGGCCCAGGCGAACGCCGCCGCCGGTATCGCCATCCTGCTCACGCTCGGCCTGGTCTTCGTCACCATGGGCCAGCAGTGGATCGTCAACCGCCGCAAGTTCACGACGATGACCGGCAAGGGTGCCCGTCCCCGTCAGGTGCCGCTGCGCGGCTGGCGTTGGCCGGCAACGATCTTCGCGCTCGTGTACTTCCTGCTCGCGATCGCACTGCCGATGGGCGCGCTCTTCCTCGCCGCCACCCAGGACTCACCGTACCTGTACAGCATGTCCCAGATGTTCCAGGGCGGAATGTCGTTCGACAACATCGTGGAGGTGGCCTCGGCGGCCGACTTCCAGAAGGCGCTCGTGAACTCGGTGGTCGTGGCCGTCGTCGCCGCCTTCGCCGGTACGACGATCAGCTTCTCCGCCTCGTACATCCGCTACCGGACCAAGAGCCGCCTCGGCGCCCTGCTCGAGCAGATCGCCACCGCACCGCTCGCCATCCCGTCGATCGTGCTCGGCATGGGCATCCTCTGGACCTGGCTCAGCCTGCCGATCCCGATCTACGGCACGCTGATCATCCTCGCCGTCGCCTGTGTCGCCGTGGCGTTGCCGCAGGGCTACCGCTCGATCTCGTCGTCGATGCTGCAGCTGCACAGCGACCTCGAGGACAGTGCCGTGATGCTCGGCGCCCGCCGGTCGCGCGCCATCGTCAACGTCACCGTGCCGCTGATGCGCGTCGGTATCGTGTCGACCTTCCTGCTCCTGCTCATGCTGGCGATGCGCGAACTGTCGGCCTCGCTGTTCCTGTTCACCTCCGACACCCGGATCCTGTCGATCCTGGTCTTCGACAACTTCGAGAACGGGCAGACGGCGGTCGCGGCCTCCATCAGCGTGCTGTTCGTCCTGGTGATCGCCGTGCTGGCCGTCCTCGCCCAGCTCGCCGGCAACCGGGAGAAGAAGCAGCTCGCCGAAGCGTCGGACTCCGGAACCAATTCGCTCTGA
- a CDS encoding ABC transporter substrate-binding protein, whose protein sequence is MKTRKVALTALSVVLATTLAACGGGDSDGVTSQAEVDTSEGLVIDGETIADKETYEVAKSQTLSLYSSYQESNEQAFIEAFTRDTGIKVDLMRLVPARLAERVLSEQGAGRLNADVIRTSDYDIVDSFTDADVWNPYIVPGTEELEEVVIQDGNFSRVTNVVQTFGYNTRAITEEEAPTSWADLLDEKWRGKIGISQGATGGSNVALNWFVEEKLEDGYWEKLAALQPTIYDGAGQKLTAFARGEVPIATTGSASVNVTATEDKAPIDFVVPEEGFVTFDYYLGRTATAENAEAAEVFMNYNFSKRGQELFTELGDYSVRPDVAPPTALGRELPPLDSDKVWRMPLTEVERQAEYSQHWAEAFNY, encoded by the coding sequence ATGAAAACGCGCAAAGTAGCGCTCACCGCTCTGTCGGTCGTCCTCGCCACGACACTCGCGGCGTGCGGTGGCGGAGATTCCGACGGCGTCACCTCCCAGGCCGAGGTCGACACCTCGGAGGGTCTGGTCATCGACGGCGAGACGATCGCCGACAAGGAGACCTACGAGGTAGCGAAGTCGCAGACGCTGAGTCTGTACTCGAGCTACCAGGAATCCAACGAGCAGGCCTTCATCGAGGCGTTCACCCGCGACACCGGCATCAAGGTCGACCTGATGCGCCTCGTCCCGGCCCGCTTGGCCGAGCGCGTGCTCTCCGAGCAGGGCGCAGGCCGTCTGAACGCCGACGTGATCCGCACCTCCGACTACGACATCGTCGACAGCTTCACCGACGCCGACGTGTGGAATCCGTACATCGTGCCCGGCACCGAGGAACTCGAGGAGGTCGTGATCCAGGACGGCAACTTCTCCCGGGTCACGAACGTGGTGCAGACCTTCGGTTACAACACCCGCGCCATCACCGAGGAGGAGGCACCCACCTCGTGGGCCGACCTGCTCGACGAGAAGTGGCGCGGCAAGATCGGCATCTCGCAGGGTGCGACGGGCGGTTCCAACGTCGCACTCAACTGGTTCGTCGAGGAGAAGCTCGAGGACGGCTACTGGGAGAAGCTCGCGGCGCTGCAGCCGACGATCTACGACGGTGCCGGCCAGAAGCTGACGGCCTTCGCCCGCGGTGAGGTGCCGATCGCGACCACGGGTTCGGCGTCGGTGAACGTCACCGCCACCGAGGACAAGGCGCCCATCGACTTCGTCGTACCCGAGGAAGGCTTCGTGACCTTCGACTACTACCTGGGCAGGACCGCCACCGCCGAGAACGCGGAAGCGGCCGAGGTGTTCATGAACTACAACTTCTCGAAGCGCGGCCAGGAGCTGTTCACCGAGCTGGGCGACTACAGCGTGCGACCCGACGTCGCACCGCCGACCGCGCTCGGCCGTGAACTCCCGCCGCTCGACTCCGACAAGGTCTGGCGTATGCCGCTGACCGAGGTGGAACGTCAGGCCGAGTACTCGCAGCACTGGGCAGAGGCGTTCAACTACTGA
- a CDS encoding LysR family transcriptional regulator ArgP encodes MDLDFAQLRTFTTVLDEGTFEGAAAVLRVTPSAVSQRIKSLEQHVGQVLLRRTRPVSATAAGEVVMRLARQVARLEQDASEELGLGADTGSYATIPLVVNADSMSTWMLRALARMPVRYRALFELHREDEFHSTDLLRDGTAMAAVTSVPEPVQGCTSEKLGAMRYHAMASVDFAERWFPEGMTPTELREAPMLTFDRKDDMQDRFVRKRTRRRLNPPRNYVPGALEFVEAARLGLGWAMLPDAMVADTTDLVSLAPDDPIAVPLYWQRWRLDSPVLDALTDAVRRTAREVLH; translated from the coding sequence GTGGACCTGGACTTCGCTCAACTTCGCACTTTTACAACGGTATTGGACGAGGGCACTTTCGAGGGTGCGGCGGCTGTTCTTCGCGTCACACCGTCCGCGGTGAGCCAACGCATCAAGTCGCTCGAACAACACGTCGGTCAGGTACTGCTGCGACGGACCAGGCCCGTCAGCGCGACCGCGGCCGGCGAAGTGGTGATGCGACTTGCCCGGCAGGTCGCGCGGCTGGAGCAGGACGCCTCCGAGGAACTCGGTCTCGGCGCCGACACCGGGAGTTACGCCACGATTCCGCTCGTCGTCAACGCCGACTCGATGTCCACCTGGATGCTGCGCGCCCTGGCCCGGATGCCCGTGCGCTACCGAGCCCTGTTCGAACTGCACCGCGAAGACGAGTTCCACTCCACGGATCTGTTGCGCGACGGCACCGCCATGGCGGCGGTCACCTCCGTCCCCGAACCCGTGCAGGGCTGCACGTCCGAGAAGCTCGGCGCCATGCGCTATCACGCGATGGCGAGCGTGGACTTCGCCGAACGCTGGTTCCCCGAGGGTATGACCCCCACCGAACTGCGGGAGGCCCCGATGCTCACCTTCGACCGCAAGGACGACATGCAGGATCGCTTCGTCCGCAAGCGGACCCGGCGGCGGCTGAATCCGCCGCGTAACTACGTTCCCGGCGCCCTCGAGTTCGTCGAGGCCGCGCGGCTGGGGTTGGGCTGGGCCATGCTCCCCGACGCGATGGTCGCCGACACGACCGATCTCGTGAGCCTGGCCCCGGACGACCCGATCGCCGTGCCGCTGTACTGGCAGCGGTGGCGGCTGGACTCTCCCGTTCTCGACGCGCTGACCGATGCGGTCCGTCGCACCGCGCGCGAAGTGCTGCATTGA
- a CDS encoding LysE/ArgO family amino acid transporter, which yields MSLVVAGFVTGLSLIVAIGAQNAFVLRMAIARRFVLPVIAICVISDAVLITAGIAGIATILDHAPGAIDVIRWAGAAFLICYGLFAARRALKPSALSAAPGGAVTIGAALLTCLALTWLNPHTYLDTVLMLGSVANHYGNPGRWWFGAGAITASVVWFAALGYGARYLRAWFAKPSSWRILDGGVAVLMLGLGAGLVASA from the coding sequence ATGTCACTCGTCGTTGCCGGATTCGTCACAGGTCTGTCCCTCATCGTCGCCATCGGTGCGCAGAACGCCTTCGTCCTGCGCATGGCGATCGCGCGACGATTCGTGCTGCCTGTGATCGCGATCTGCGTGATCTCCGACGCCGTGCTCATCACCGCGGGCATCGCCGGGATCGCGACGATCCTCGACCACGCTCCCGGCGCGATCGACGTGATCCGTTGGGCGGGTGCCGCTTTCCTCATCTGCTACGGACTCTTCGCGGCACGTCGCGCGCTGAAGCCGTCGGCACTGTCCGCCGCCCCGGGCGGTGCCGTCACCATCGGCGCGGCCCTGCTGACCTGCCTGGCGCTGACCTGGCTCAACCCGCACACCTATCTCGACACCGTGCTCATGCTCGGTTCGGTGGCCAACCATTACGGCAACCCCGGCCGGTGGTGGTTCGGTGCCGGGGCGATCACCGCGAGCGTCGTGTGGTTCGCCGCCCTCGGGTACGGCGCCCGTTATCTGCGTGCCTGGTTCGCCAAGCCGTCCTCGTGGCGCATCCTCGACGGCGGCGTCGCGGTCCTGATGCTCGGCCTCGGTGCCGGGCTCGTCGCCTCGGCCTGA
- a CDS encoding cation diffusion facilitator family transporter → MRFMLLSVATALATMLLKASAAWITGSVGLLSDALESGVNLVAAVVGLAALRLAAKPADANHDFGHGKAEYLSAAVEGTMVFAAATVILWTSVERLISPQPVTEVGLGLVLSAGSSALNLVVGLLLIRQGRAHRSITLVADGKHLLTDVWTSAGVLVGVALVALSGWDVLDPIVAILVALNILRIGFGLVRQAVVGMLDAVLPPEDVTAVNAVLDRYREPGVVTILPPRTRESGRQRFVYLVVRVPGDWTVRAGHDLLDRIEADLGEALPGVVVFSHLEPDRAPTGRR, encoded by the coding sequence ATGCGGTTCATGCTGCTGTCGGTGGCGACCGCGCTCGCGACGATGCTGCTGAAGGCATCGGCGGCGTGGATCACCGGATCGGTGGGTCTGTTGTCGGACGCGCTCGAATCCGGGGTCAACCTCGTCGCGGCGGTCGTCGGTCTCGCGGCGCTACGTCTCGCCGCGAAGCCGGCCGACGCGAACCACGATTTCGGGCACGGGAAGGCCGAGTACCTCTCCGCCGCGGTCGAGGGCACCATGGTCTTCGCCGCCGCGACGGTGATCCTGTGGACCTCGGTCGAGCGCCTGATCTCCCCGCAGCCGGTGACCGAGGTCGGACTCGGTCTCGTCCTGTCGGCCGGATCGTCGGCGCTCAATCTCGTGGTCGGTCTGCTGCTCATCCGGCAAGGCCGCGCACATCGATCGATCACGCTGGTCGCCGACGGGAAACACCTGCTGACGGACGTGTGGACGTCGGCGGGCGTGCTCGTCGGCGTCGCGCTGGTCGCGCTGTCCGGGTGGGACGTGCTCGACCCGATCGTGGCGATCCTCGTCGCCCTGAACATCCTGCGGATCGGCTTCGGGCTCGTGCGGCAGGCGGTCGTCGGCATGCTCGACGCGGTTCTTCCCCCGGAGGACGTGACGGCGGTGAACGCCGTCCTCGACCGCTATCGGGAACCGGGGGTGGTGACGATCCTGCCGCCGCGCACCCGCGAGTCGGGACGGCAGCGCTTCGTCTACCTCGTCGTGCGGGTGCCGGGCGACTGGACGGTGCGCGCCGGCCACGACCTGCTCGACCGCATCGAGGCCGATCTCGGCGAGGCACTGCCCGGCGTCGTGGTGTTCAGCCATCTCGAGCCCGACCGCGCCCCCACGGGACGCAGGTGA
- a CDS encoding pyridoxamine 5'-phosphate oxidase family protein, translating to MSDNPNTDDPVVQLDEDQCWDLLATGKVGRLVTVVGGRPEIYPVNYVTDDRTVYFRSGEGSKLSELAVHPQVAFEVDEIREDSAWSVVLHGHARILRSFDDAARIDALGLSPWVPTPKYDYVALTATDLTGMQLTLVKR from the coding sequence ATGAGCGACAACCCGAACACCGACGATCCTGTCGTCCAACTCGACGAGGACCAGTGCTGGGACCTGCTCGCGACGGGCAAGGTGGGCCGCCTCGTCACCGTCGTCGGCGGGCGACCGGAGATCTATCCCGTCAACTACGTCACCGACGATCGCACGGTGTACTTCCGCAGCGGTGAGGGCAGCAAGCTCTCCGAACTGGCGGTGCACCCTCAGGTGGCCTTCGAGGTGGACGAGATCCGCGAGGACTCCGCGTGGAGCGTCGTGCTGCACGGACACGCCCGGATCCTGCGGAGCTTCGACGACGCGGCGCGGATCGACGCCCTCGGACTGTCGCCGTGGGTTCCCACCCCGAAATACGACTACGTCGCGCTGACGGCCACCGACCTCACCGGGATGCAGCTCACGCTCGTCAAGCGCTGA